One Aphelocoma coerulescens isolate FSJ_1873_10779 chromosome 6, UR_Acoe_1.0, whole genome shotgun sequence DNA window includes the following coding sequences:
- the MFSD13A gene encoding transmembrane protein 180, with protein MGLRLLACLFHLPTAVIYGSLSLFVSILHNVFLLYYVDTFVSVYKIDKLSFWIGETVFLIWNSLNDPLFGWLSDRVFLSTQQAGAEISSPEVVLKRLRALSHNGPLFAISFLAFWVAWAHPGLQFLLCLCMYDSFLTMVDLHHNALLADLAVSAKDRTSLNFYCSLFSAIGSLSVFMSYAVWNKEDFFSFRIFCVLLALCSIVGFTLSTQLLRQRFQADGKTKWDQESTLKELYIEKHSVPQEKRITLAEYLQQLSRHRNFLWFVCMNLIQVFHCHFNSNFFPLFLEHLLSDQISVSTGSFLLGVSYIAPHLNNLYFLSLCRRCGVYAVVRGLFFLKLALSVVMLLAGPDQVYLLCIFIASNRVFTEGTCKLLNLVVTDLVDEDLVLNRRKQAASALLFGMVALVTKPGQTFAPLIGTWLLCAYTGYDIFQRNPLNNVVSAQPKLESAAALEPTLRQGCFYLLVFVPITCALLQLLSWSQFSLHGKRLQMVKAQRQSLTQGQAPDIKTI; from the exons ATGGGGCTGCGACTGCTGGCTTGTCTTTTCCATTTGCCCACTGCAGTGATCTACGGGTCTCTGTCGCTCTTTGTTTCCATTTTGCACAACGTGTTCCTCCTGTACTATGTGGACACCTTCGTCTCTGTTTACAAGATTGATAAACTGTCCTTTTGGATAGGAGAG ACAGTGTTTCTGATCTGGAACAGCCTCAATGATCCTCTGTTTGGCTGGCTGAGTGACCGAGTGTTCCTTAGCACACAGCA ggcaggagcagagatttCCTCTCCTGAAGTAGTTCTGAAGAGGCTCAGAGCACTAAGCCACAATGGCCCCCTCTTTGCCATTTCTTTCCTGGCTTTCTGGGTTGCCTGGGCTCATCCTGGTTTGCAGTTCCTCCTTTGCCTTTGCATGTACGACAGCTTTCTCACCATGGTCGACCTCCATCACAACGCCTTGCTTGCAGACCTGGCTGTTTCAGCAAAAGACAGGACTAGCCTCAACTTCTACTGCTCCCTCTTCAGTGCCATAGGCTCCCTGTCTGTCTTCATGTCCTATGCAGTGTGGAACAAGgaggacttcttttcctttcgCATATTTTGTGTCCTGCTGGCCCTCTGCTCCATTGTTGGTTTCACCCTGTCCACGCAGCTGCTCCGCCAGCGGTTTCAGGCTGATGGGAAGACAAAATGGGACCAGGAATCAACCCTAAAAGA GCTGTACATTGAGAAACATTCCGTCCCCCAGGAGAAGAGGATCACCCTGGCAGAGTatctccagcagctctcccgGCATCGCAACTTCCTCTGGTTTGTCTGCATGAATCTCATCCAG GTTTTTCACTGCCATTTTAACAGCAACTTCTTCCCTCTGTTCCTGGAGCACCTGCTGTCAGACCAGATTTCTGTCTCTACTGGATCCTTCCTGCTCG GTGTTTCCTACATTGCCCCCCATCTCAACAACCTCTACTTCCTGTCGCTCTGCCGCCGCTGTGGGGTTTACGCTGTGGTGCGAGGACTCTTCTTCCTGAAGCTGGCTCTGAGTGTTGTCATGCTTCTGGCAGGACCTGATCAGGTGTATCTGCTCTGCATCTTCATTGCCAG CAACCGCGTGTTCACAGAAGGGACCTGTAAGTTACTCAACCTGGTGGTCACTGACTTGGTGGATGAGGATCTAGTCCTGAACCGTAGGAAGCAGGCAGCCTCAGCCCTGCTCTTTGGGATGGTGGCTCTGGTCACCAAGCCAGGCCAGACCTTCGCCCCTCTGATCGGCACCTGGCTGCTCTGTGCATACACAG GCTACGACATCTTCCAGCGCAACCCCCTAAACAACGTGGTGAGTGCCCAGCCAAAGCTGGAGTCTGCTGCGGCCTTGGAGCCAACTCTTCGCCAGGGCTGCTTTTACCTCCTCGTCTTCGTGCCCATCACGTGCgcgctgctgcagctcctcagctggTCACAGTTCAGCCTGCACGGGAAGCGGCTGCAGATGGTGAAGGCTCAGCGGCAGAGCCTAACACAAGGCCAAGCGCCAGATATCAAAACAATCTAA
- the ACTR1A gene encoding alpha-centractin: MESYDVIANQPVVIDNGSGVIKAGFAGDQIPKYCFPNYVGRPKHVRVMAGALEGDIFIGPKAEEHRGLLAIRYPMEHGIVKDWNDMERIWQYVYSKDQLQTFSEEHPVLLTEAPLNPRKNRERAAEVFFETFNVPALFISMQAVLSLYATGRTTGVVLDSGDGVTHAVPIYEGFAMPHSIMRIDIAGRDVSRFLRLYLRKEGYDFHTTSEFEIVKTIKERACYLSINPQKDETLETEKAQYYLPDGSTIEIGPARFRAPELLFRPDLIGEECEGLHEVLVFAIQKSDMDLRRTLFSNIVLSGGSTLFKGFGDRLLSEVKKLAPKDVKIRISAPQERLYSTWIGGSILASLDTFKKMWVSKKEYEEDGARAIHRKTF; this comes from the exons ATGGAGTCCTACGATGTGATAGCGAACCAGCCCGTCGTGATAGACAAC GGCTCGGGTGTGATTAAAGCAGGTTTTGCAGGCGATCAAATACCAAAATACTGCTTTCCTAACTA TGTGGGCAGACCAAAGCACGTTCGTGTTATGGCTGGTGCTTTAGAAGGGGATATTTTCATTGGTCCAAAGGCAGAG GAGCACAGAGGTCTTCTTGCAATCCGATACCCCATGGAGCATGGCATAGTGAAGGACTGGAACGACATGGAGCGCATCTGGCAGTACGTGTATTCTAAAGACCAGCTCCAGACGTTCTCAGAAGAG caTCCTGTGCTGCTGACAGAAGCACCCCTAAACCCGCGCAAGAACAGAGAGCGTGCTGCTGAGGTGTTTTTTGAGACCTTCAATGTGCCAGCGCTATTCATCTCCATGCAAGCTGTGCTTAGCCT CTATGCGACCGGCAGGACCACGGGAGTGGTGCTGGACTCTGGGGATGGCGTCACCCATGCAGTTCCCATCTACGAAGGCTTTGCCATGCCTCACTCCATCATGCGCATTGACATCGCTGGCCGGGATGTCTCCCGCTTCCTGCGTCTCTATCTCCGGAAGGAAGGCTATGATTTCCACACAACCTCTGAGTTTGAGATTGTCAAGACCATCAAGGAG CGTGCCTGCTACCTGTCAATAAACCCCCAGAAGGATGAGACTCTGGAGACTGAGAAGGCTCAGTACTACCTGCCAGATGGAAGCACTATTGAG ATCGGCCCTGCCCGTTTCCGAGCCCCAGAGCTCCTGTTCCGGCCGGACCTGATAGGAGAGGAATGTGAAGGACTTCATGAAGTGCTCGTTTTTGCCATTCAAAAGTCAGACATGGATTTGAGGCGAACGCTGTTCTCCAACATTGTGCTGTCTGGAGGCTCCACGCTTTTCAAAG GCTTTGGTGACAGGCTGTTGAGCGAAGTGAAGAAACTAGCTCCAAAGGACGTCAAAATAAGG ATATCGGCTCCTCAGGAGAGATTGTATTCCACGTGGATTGG TGGCTCTATCTTGGCCTCTCTGGACacctttaagaaaatgtggGTTTCGAAAAAGGAATATGAAGAAGATGGAGCTCGTGCCATCCACCGAAAAACCTTCTAG